One Bradysia coprophila strain Holo2 chromosome IV unlocalized genomic scaffold, BU_Bcop_v1 contig_144, whole genome shotgun sequence DNA window includes the following coding sequences:
- the LOC119071148 gene encoding mitogen-activated protein kinase kinase kinase kinase 3 isoform X6, protein MAHGGHNNKLLSSDISRRNPQDEYELIQKIGSGTYGDVYKAKRIQSNELAAIKVIKIEQGDDIQVIQQEIIMMRDCRHPNIIAYFGSYLRKDKLWICMEYCGGGSLQDIYQVTGPLNEQQISYMCKETLKGLQYLHSMSKMHRDIKGANILLTDVGDVKLADFGVSAQITATINKRRSFIGTPYWMAPEVAAVERKGGYNQLCDIWACGITAIELAELQPPMFDLHPMRALFLMSKSGFKPPTLKDKDKWSPTFHSFIKVALTKNPKKRPTAERLLAHPFVTTEMSMRVAKELLQKYRNPNMCFQYSDCDEDGAVANVPQRIPSKATSRSNGQNQNHTLNSGSSSQWNDRSSSPETLASDIATLPLTDTKELLSPDCLCSHSSNHNGSNAMNDLTNISNACCSDGCDEHCVFSDEPNQNGIEDPSPRRHSSMDQLMGLLHEMGKSRQRSLSDGQDEDKETQPDLLNNTPPVPPKRSHRRRHTPPRPVSNGLPPTPKVHMGACFSKIFNGCPLRIHCTASWIHPETRDQYLLIGAEEGIFHLNMNELHDAAIDQMYPRRTTWLYVIKDVLMSLSGKSSQLYRHDLLALHSKQNHRFSLHMNKIPEKLVPRKFALTTKVPDTKGCTQCCVTRNPYNGYKYLCGSLSSGIFLMQWYDPLNKFMLLKQCDWPSLTSLSGVNPAVNGGITSVFEMIITPELEYPIVCTGVKKAVNGAVKLDLINMNSGASWFHSDELEMDGTATMIPRRDPIKAVKVFQLEKDAILVCHGSNIQIVTMQGNLRQSKKLVSQLHFDFCIDSIVCLPDSVLAFHKNGMQGRSLRNGEITQEITDSSRTYRLLGSDKVVALESQLLRTGSLGHEEGHDLYILAGHEASY, encoded by the exons ATGGCACACGGTGGacacaataataaattacttaGTTCGGATATATCAAGACGGAATCCCCAAGACGAATATGAATTAATCCAGAAAATTGGTTCCGGAACATATGGCGATGTGTACAAG GCGAAACGAATACAAAGCAATGAGCTAGCAGCTATCAAAGTCATCAAAATCGAGCAAGGCGATGACATCCAAGTCATTCAACAAGAAATCATAATGATGCGCGACTGTCGCCATCCCAACATAATTGCATACTTTGGATCATATCTACGTAAAGATAAGCTTTGGATATGCATGGAATATTGTGGTGGCGGCAGTCTGCAAGACATATATCAAGTAACGGGTCCGTTGAATGAACAGCAAATATCCTACATGTGCAAGGAGACGCTCAAAGGTCTACAGTATTTGCACTCGATGAGTAAAATGCATCGCGACATAAAGGGAGCCAACATTTTGCTCACTGATGTCGGCGATGTTAAGCTAGCCGATTTCGGGGTGTCAGCTCAGATTACAGCTACGATAAATAAACGTCGTAGCTTTATTGGAACTCCGTATTGGATGGCACCCGAAGTGGCAGCTGTTGAACGAAAGGGTGGATATAATCAATTATGTGATATTTGGGCATGTGGCATAACGGCTATTG AATTGGCAGAACTTCAACCACCCATGTTTGATTTGCATCCGATGCGAGCTTTATTCCTGATGTCGAAAAGTGGCTTCAAACCACCCACGTTAAAGGATAAAGACAAATGGTCGCCGACGTTCCACTCATTCATAAAAGTTGCTTTGAcgaaaaatccgaaaaagCGACCGACTGCGGAACGATTATTGGCGCATCCGTTTGTTACGACTGAAATGTCTATGCGAGTAGCCAAAGAATTGCTGCAGAAATATCGTAATCCTAATATGTGTTTCCAATACTCGGATTGTGACGAGGACGGAGCAGTAGCGAATGTACCGCAACGGATTCCTAGCAAAGCCACGTCCCGATCGAAtggacaaaatcaaaatcatacGCTTAATTCTG GTTCATCGTCACAATGGAACGACAGGTCATCTAGTCCGGAAACGTTAGCTAGCGACAT AGCAACACTTCCTCTCACCGACACCAAAGAATTACTATCACCTGACTGCTTATGTTCCCATTCCTCAAATCACAATGGCAGCAATGCCATGAACGATCTTACCAATATATCAAATGCATGCTGTAGTGATGGATGCGATGAACATTGTGTTTTTAGCGACGAACCAAATCAGAATGGCATTGAAGATCCATCGCCACGTCGACATAGTTCAATGGATCAGTTAATGGGTCTGCTTCACGAAATGGGCAAATCAAGACAGCGAAGTCTAAGCGATGGACAAGATGAAG ATAAAGAAACCCAACCTGATTTGTTGAACAACACACCCCCTGTGCCTCCGAAACGATCACATCGAAGACGACACACACCACCAAGACCCGTGTCTAATGGTTTGCCGCCAACACCGAAAGTGCATATGGGAGcttgtttttcgaaaatattcaacGGTTGCCCTTTACGAATCCATTGTACCGCTTCATGGATACATCCGGAGACTCGAGATCAATATCTACTGATTGGTGCGGAAGAAggcatttttcatttgaacatGAACGAATTGCATGACGCTGCCATCGATCAAATGTATCCACGTAGAACTACTTGGCTGTATGTGATCAAAGATGTGCTAATGAGTCTGTCCGGGAAAAGTTCACAGCTGTATCGTCACGATTTGCTGGCATTACATTCGAAGCAAAACCATCGATTCTCGTTACACATGAACAAAATTCCGGAGAAGTTGGTACCGCGAAAATTTGCACTGACAACGAAAGTCCCGGATACAAAAGGTTGCACACAATGCTGTGTGACGAGAAATCCATACAACGGTTACAAGTATTTATGCGGTTCACTGTCATCGGGAATATTTTTGATGCAGTGGTACGATCCGCTAAATAAGTTCATGTTGTTAAAGCAGTGTGATTGGCCGTCATTGACTTCGTTGTCCGGCGTCAATCCAGCTGTAAATGGAGGCATTACAAGCGTATTCGAAATGATAATCACTCCGGAACTAGAATATCCTATTGTTTGTACCGGCGTTAAAAAGGCGGTCAACGGTGCGGTCAAGCTAGACTTGATCAATATGAACAGTG GCGCCAGTTGGTTCCATTCGGACGAACTTGAAATGGATGGTACAGCAACGATGATACCGCGTCGGGATCCAATTAAAGCCGTCAAAGTATTTCAG CTGGAAAAGGATGCGATACTGGTATGCCATGGAAGCAATATTCAAATTGTTACAATGCAAGGGAATCTTAGACAGAGCAAGAAATTAGTGTCACAATTGCACTTtgacttttgtatagatagtATAG TATGTTTACCAGACAGTGTATTAGCATTCCACAAAAATGGCATGCAAGGTAGATCGTTACGAAATGGTGAAATTACGCAAGAAATTACCGATTCCAGTAGAACGTATCGACTTCTGGGCAGTGATAA AGTGGTCGCCTTAGAGAGTCAACTACTTCGTACTGGATCATTAGGTCACGAAGAAGGACACGATTTATACATTTTGGCCGGCCACGAGGCCagttattaa
- the LOC119071148 gene encoding mitogen-activated protein kinase kinase kinase kinase 3 isoform X7: MAHGGHNNKLLSSDISRRNPQDEYELIQKIGSGTYGDVYKAKRIQSNELAAIKVIKIEQGDDIQVIQQEIIMMRDCRHPNIIAYFGSYLRKDKLWICMEYCGGGSLQDIYQVTGPLNEQQISYMCKETLKGLQYLHSMSKMHRDIKGANILLTDVGDVKLADFGVSAQITATINKRRSFIGTPYWMAPEVAAVERKGGYNQLCDIWACGITAIELAELQPPMFDLHPMRALFLMSKSGFKPPTLKDKDKWSPTFHSFIKVALTKNPKKRPTAERLLAHPFVTTEMSMRVAKELLQKYRNPNMCFQYSDCDEDGAVANVPQRIPSKATSRSNGQNQNHTLNSGSSSQWNDRSSSPETLASDIATLPLTDTKELLSPDCLCSHSSNHNGSNAMNDLTNISNACCSDGCDEHCVFSDEPNQNGIEDPSPRRHSSMDQLMGLLHEMGKSRQRSLSDGQDEDKETQPDLLNNTPPVPPKRSHRRRHTPPRPVSNGLPPTPKVHMGACFSKIFNGCPLRIHCTASWIHPETRDQYLLIGAEEGIFHLNMNELHDAAIDQMYPRRTTWLYVIKDVLMSLSGKSSQLYRHDLLALHSKQNHRFSLHMNKIPEKLVPRKFALTTKVPDTKGCTQCCVTRNPYNGYKYLCGSLSSGIFLMQWYDPLNKFMLLKQCDWPSLTSLSGVNPAVNGGITSVFEMIITPELEYPIVCTGVKKAVNGAVKLDLINMNSASWFHSDELEMDGTATMIPRRDPIKAVKVFQLEKDAILVCHGSNIQIVTMQGNLRQSKKLVSQLHFDFCIDSIVCLPDSVLAFHKNGMQGRSLRNGEITQEITDSSRTYRLLGSDKVVALESQLLRTGSLGHEEGHDLYILAGHEASY, translated from the exons ATGGCACACGGTGGacacaataataaattacttaGTTCGGATATATCAAGACGGAATCCCCAAGACGAATATGAATTAATCCAGAAAATTGGTTCCGGAACATATGGCGATGTGTACAAG GCGAAACGAATACAAAGCAATGAGCTAGCAGCTATCAAAGTCATCAAAATCGAGCAAGGCGATGACATCCAAGTCATTCAACAAGAAATCATAATGATGCGCGACTGTCGCCATCCCAACATAATTGCATACTTTGGATCATATCTACGTAAAGATAAGCTTTGGATATGCATGGAATATTGTGGTGGCGGCAGTCTGCAAGACATATATCAAGTAACGGGTCCGTTGAATGAACAGCAAATATCCTACATGTGCAAGGAGACGCTCAAAGGTCTACAGTATTTGCACTCGATGAGTAAAATGCATCGCGACATAAAGGGAGCCAACATTTTGCTCACTGATGTCGGCGATGTTAAGCTAGCCGATTTCGGGGTGTCAGCTCAGATTACAGCTACGATAAATAAACGTCGTAGCTTTATTGGAACTCCGTATTGGATGGCACCCGAAGTGGCAGCTGTTGAACGAAAGGGTGGATATAATCAATTATGTGATATTTGGGCATGTGGCATAACGGCTATTG AATTGGCAGAACTTCAACCACCCATGTTTGATTTGCATCCGATGCGAGCTTTATTCCTGATGTCGAAAAGTGGCTTCAAACCACCCACGTTAAAGGATAAAGACAAATGGTCGCCGACGTTCCACTCATTCATAAAAGTTGCTTTGAcgaaaaatccgaaaaagCGACCGACTGCGGAACGATTATTGGCGCATCCGTTTGTTACGACTGAAATGTCTATGCGAGTAGCCAAAGAATTGCTGCAGAAATATCGTAATCCTAATATGTGTTTCCAATACTCGGATTGTGACGAGGACGGAGCAGTAGCGAATGTACCGCAACGGATTCCTAGCAAAGCCACGTCCCGATCGAAtggacaaaatcaaaatcatacGCTTAATTCTG GTTCATCGTCACAATGGAACGACAGGTCATCTAGTCCGGAAACGTTAGCTAGCGACAT AGCAACACTTCCTCTCACCGACACCAAAGAATTACTATCACCTGACTGCTTATGTTCCCATTCCTCAAATCACAATGGCAGCAATGCCATGAACGATCTTACCAATATATCAAATGCATGCTGTAGTGATGGATGCGATGAACATTGTGTTTTTAGCGACGAACCAAATCAGAATGGCATTGAAGATCCATCGCCACGTCGACATAGTTCAATGGATCAGTTAATGGGTCTGCTTCACGAAATGGGCAAATCAAGACAGCGAAGTCTAAGCGATGGACAAGATGAAG ATAAAGAAACCCAACCTGATTTGTTGAACAACACACCCCCTGTGCCTCCGAAACGATCACATCGAAGACGACACACACCACCAAGACCCGTGTCTAATGGTTTGCCGCCAACACCGAAAGTGCATATGGGAGcttgtttttcgaaaatattcaacGGTTGCCCTTTACGAATCCATTGTACCGCTTCATGGATACATCCGGAGACTCGAGATCAATATCTACTGATTGGTGCGGAAGAAggcatttttcatttgaacatGAACGAATTGCATGACGCTGCCATCGATCAAATGTATCCACGTAGAACTACTTGGCTGTATGTGATCAAAGATGTGCTAATGAGTCTGTCCGGGAAAAGTTCACAGCTGTATCGTCACGATTTGCTGGCATTACATTCGAAGCAAAACCATCGATTCTCGTTACACATGAACAAAATTCCGGAGAAGTTGGTACCGCGAAAATTTGCACTGACAACGAAAGTCCCGGATACAAAAGGTTGCACACAATGCTGTGTGACGAGAAATCCATACAACGGTTACAAGTATTTATGCGGTTCACTGTCATCGGGAATATTTTTGATGCAGTGGTACGATCCGCTAAATAAGTTCATGTTGTTAAAGCAGTGTGATTGGCCGTCATTGACTTCGTTGTCCGGCGTCAATCCAGCTGTAAATGGAGGCATTACAAGCGTATTCGAAATGATAATCACTCCGGAACTAGAATATCCTATTGTTTGTACCGGCGTTAAAAAGGCGGTCAACGGTGCGGTCAAGCTAGACTTGATCAATATGAACA GCGCCAGTTGGTTCCATTCGGACGAACTTGAAATGGATGGTACAGCAACGATGATACCGCGTCGGGATCCAATTAAAGCCGTCAAAGTATTTCAG CTGGAAAAGGATGCGATACTGGTATGCCATGGAAGCAATATTCAAATTGTTACAATGCAAGGGAATCTTAGACAGAGCAAGAAATTAGTGTCACAATTGCACTTtgacttttgtatagatagtATAG TATGTTTACCAGACAGTGTATTAGCATTCCACAAAAATGGCATGCAAGGTAGATCGTTACGAAATGGTGAAATTACGCAAGAAATTACCGATTCCAGTAGAACGTATCGACTTCTGGGCAGTGATAA AGTGGTCGCCTTAGAGAGTCAACTACTTCGTACTGGATCATTAGGTCACGAAGAAGGACACGATTTATACATTTTGGCCGGCCACGAGGCCagttattaa
- the LOC119071148 gene encoding mitogen-activated protein kinase kinase kinase kinase 5 isoform X4 translates to MAHGGHNNKLLSSDISRRNPQDEYELIQKIGSGTYGDVYKAKRIQSNELAAIKVIKIEQGDDIQVIQQEIIMMRDCRHPNIIAYFGSYLRKDKLWICMEYCGGGSLQDIYQVTGPLNEQQISYMCKETLKGLQYLHSMSKMHRDIKGANILLTDVGDVKLADFGVSAQITATINKRRSFIGTPYWMAPEVAAVERKGGYNQLCDIWACGITAIELAELQPPMFDLHPMRALFLMSKSGFKPPTLKDKDKWSPTFHSFIKVALTKNPKKRPTAERLLAHPFVTTEMSMRVAKELLQKYRNPNMCFQYSDCDEDGAVANVPQRIPSKATSRSNGQNQNHTLNSGSSSQWNDRSSSPETLASDMSLLQYIDEELKLRATLPLTDTKELLSPDCLCSHSSNHNGSNAMNDLTNISNACCSDGCDEHCVFSDEPNQNGIEDPSPRRHSSMDQLMGLLHEMGKSRQRSLSDGQDEDKETQPDLLNNTPPVPPKRSHRRRHTPPRPVSNGLPPTPKVHMGACFSKIFNGCPLRIHCTASWIHPETRDQYLLIGAEEGIFHLNMNELHDAAIDQMYPRRTTWLYVIKDVLMSLSGKSSQLYRHDLLALHSKQNHRFSLHMNKIPEKLVPRKFALTTKVPDTKGCTQCCVTRNPYNGYKYLCGSLSSGIFLMQWYDPLNKFMLLKQCDWPSLTSLSGVNPAVNGGITSVFEMIITPELEYPIVCTGVKKAVNGAVKLDLINMNSGASWFHSDELEMDGTATMIPRRDPIKAVKVFQLEKDAILVCHGSNIQIVTMQGNLRQSKKLVSQLHFDFCIDSIVCLPDSVLAFHKNGMQGRSLRNGEITQEITDSSRTYRLLGSDKVVALESQLLRTGSLGHEEGHDLYILAGHEASY, encoded by the exons ATGGCACACGGTGGacacaataataaattacttaGTTCGGATATATCAAGACGGAATCCCCAAGACGAATATGAATTAATCCAGAAAATTGGTTCCGGAACATATGGCGATGTGTACAAG GCGAAACGAATACAAAGCAATGAGCTAGCAGCTATCAAAGTCATCAAAATCGAGCAAGGCGATGACATCCAAGTCATTCAACAAGAAATCATAATGATGCGCGACTGTCGCCATCCCAACATAATTGCATACTTTGGATCATATCTACGTAAAGATAAGCTTTGGATATGCATGGAATATTGTGGTGGCGGCAGTCTGCAAGACATATATCAAGTAACGGGTCCGTTGAATGAACAGCAAATATCCTACATGTGCAAGGAGACGCTCAAAGGTCTACAGTATTTGCACTCGATGAGTAAAATGCATCGCGACATAAAGGGAGCCAACATTTTGCTCACTGATGTCGGCGATGTTAAGCTAGCCGATTTCGGGGTGTCAGCTCAGATTACAGCTACGATAAATAAACGTCGTAGCTTTATTGGAACTCCGTATTGGATGGCACCCGAAGTGGCAGCTGTTGAACGAAAGGGTGGATATAATCAATTATGTGATATTTGGGCATGTGGCATAACGGCTATTG AATTGGCAGAACTTCAACCACCCATGTTTGATTTGCATCCGATGCGAGCTTTATTCCTGATGTCGAAAAGTGGCTTCAAACCACCCACGTTAAAGGATAAAGACAAATGGTCGCCGACGTTCCACTCATTCATAAAAGTTGCTTTGAcgaaaaatccgaaaaagCGACCGACTGCGGAACGATTATTGGCGCATCCGTTTGTTACGACTGAAATGTCTATGCGAGTAGCCAAAGAATTGCTGCAGAAATATCGTAATCCTAATATGTGTTTCCAATACTCGGATTGTGACGAGGACGGAGCAGTAGCGAATGTACCGCAACGGATTCCTAGCAAAGCCACGTCCCGATCGAAtggacaaaatcaaaatcatacGCTTAATTCTG GTTCATCGTCACAATGGAACGACAGGTCATCTAGTCCGGAAACGTTAGCTAGCGACAT GAGTCTCTTACAGTATATTGATGAGGAACTCAAActaag AGCAACACTTCCTCTCACCGACACCAAAGAATTACTATCACCTGACTGCTTATGTTCCCATTCCTCAAATCACAATGGCAGCAATGCCATGAACGATCTTACCAATATATCAAATGCATGCTGTAGTGATGGATGCGATGAACATTGTGTTTTTAGCGACGAACCAAATCAGAATGGCATTGAAGATCCATCGCCACGTCGACATAGTTCAATGGATCAGTTAATGGGTCTGCTTCACGAAATGGGCAAATCAAGACAGCGAAGTCTAAGCGATGGACAAGATGAAG ATAAAGAAACCCAACCTGATTTGTTGAACAACACACCCCCTGTGCCTCCGAAACGATCACATCGAAGACGACACACACCACCAAGACCCGTGTCTAATGGTTTGCCGCCAACACCGAAAGTGCATATGGGAGcttgtttttcgaaaatattcaacGGTTGCCCTTTACGAATCCATTGTACCGCTTCATGGATACATCCGGAGACTCGAGATCAATATCTACTGATTGGTGCGGAAGAAggcatttttcatttgaacatGAACGAATTGCATGACGCTGCCATCGATCAAATGTATCCACGTAGAACTACTTGGCTGTATGTGATCAAAGATGTGCTAATGAGTCTGTCCGGGAAAAGTTCACAGCTGTATCGTCACGATTTGCTGGCATTACATTCGAAGCAAAACCATCGATTCTCGTTACACATGAACAAAATTCCGGAGAAGTTGGTACCGCGAAAATTTGCACTGACAACGAAAGTCCCGGATACAAAAGGTTGCACACAATGCTGTGTGACGAGAAATCCATACAACGGTTACAAGTATTTATGCGGTTCACTGTCATCGGGAATATTTTTGATGCAGTGGTACGATCCGCTAAATAAGTTCATGTTGTTAAAGCAGTGTGATTGGCCGTCATTGACTTCGTTGTCCGGCGTCAATCCAGCTGTAAATGGAGGCATTACAAGCGTATTCGAAATGATAATCACTCCGGAACTAGAATATCCTATTGTTTGTACCGGCGTTAAAAAGGCGGTCAACGGTGCGGTCAAGCTAGACTTGATCAATATGAACAGTG GCGCCAGTTGGTTCCATTCGGACGAACTTGAAATGGATGGTACAGCAACGATGATACCGCGTCGGGATCCAATTAAAGCCGTCAAAGTATTTCAG CTGGAAAAGGATGCGATACTGGTATGCCATGGAAGCAATATTCAAATTGTTACAATGCAAGGGAATCTTAGACAGAGCAAGAAATTAGTGTCACAATTGCACTTtgacttttgtatagatagtATAG TATGTTTACCAGACAGTGTATTAGCATTCCACAAAAATGGCATGCAAGGTAGATCGTTACGAAATGGTGAAATTACGCAAGAAATTACCGATTCCAGTAGAACGTATCGACTTCTGGGCAGTGATAA AGTGGTCGCCTTAGAGAGTCAACTACTTCGTACTGGATCATTAGGTCACGAAGAAGGACACGATTTATACATTTTGGCCGGCCACGAGGCCagttattaa
- the LOC119071148 gene encoding mitogen-activated protein kinase kinase kinase kinase 5 isoform X5 encodes MAHGGHNNKLLSSDISRRNPQDEYELIQKIGSGTYGDVYKAKRIQSNELAAIKVIKIEQGDDIQVIQQEIIMMRDCRHPNIIAYFGSYLRKDKLWICMEYCGGGSLQDIYQVTGPLNEQQISYMCKETLKGLQYLHSMSKMHRDIKGANILLTDVGDVKLADFGVSAQITATINKRRSFIGTPYWMAPEVAAVERKGGYNQLCDIWACGITAIELAELQPPMFDLHPMRALFLMSKSGFKPPTLKDKDKWSPTFHSFIKVALTKNPKKRPTAERLLAHPFVTTEMSMRVAKELLQKYRNPNMCFQYSDCDEDGAVANVPQRIPSKATSRSNGQNQNHTLNSGSSSQWNDRSSSPETLASDMSLLQYIDEELKLRATLPLTDTKELLSPDCLCSHSSNHNGSNAMNDLTNISNACCSDGCDEHCVFSDEPNQNGIEDPSPRRHSSMDQLMGLLHEMGKSRQRSLSDGQDEDKETQPDLLNNTPPVPPKRSHRRRHTPPRPVSNGLPPTPKVHMGACFSKIFNGCPLRIHCTASWIHPETRDQYLLIGAEEGIFHLNMNELHDAAIDQMYPRRTTWLYVIKDVLMSLSGKSSQLYRHDLLALHSKQNHRFSLHMNKIPEKLVPRKFALTTKVPDTKGCTQCCVTRNPYNGYKYLCGSLSSGIFLMQWYDPLNKFMLLKQCDWPSLTSLSGVNPAVNGGITSVFEMIITPELEYPIVCTGVKKAVNGAVKLDLINMNSASWFHSDELEMDGTATMIPRRDPIKAVKVFQLEKDAILVCHGSNIQIVTMQGNLRQSKKLVSQLHFDFCIDSIVCLPDSVLAFHKNGMQGRSLRNGEITQEITDSSRTYRLLGSDKVVALESQLLRTGSLGHEEGHDLYILAGHEASY; translated from the exons ATGGCACACGGTGGacacaataataaattacttaGTTCGGATATATCAAGACGGAATCCCCAAGACGAATATGAATTAATCCAGAAAATTGGTTCCGGAACATATGGCGATGTGTACAAG GCGAAACGAATACAAAGCAATGAGCTAGCAGCTATCAAAGTCATCAAAATCGAGCAAGGCGATGACATCCAAGTCATTCAACAAGAAATCATAATGATGCGCGACTGTCGCCATCCCAACATAATTGCATACTTTGGATCATATCTACGTAAAGATAAGCTTTGGATATGCATGGAATATTGTGGTGGCGGCAGTCTGCAAGACATATATCAAGTAACGGGTCCGTTGAATGAACAGCAAATATCCTACATGTGCAAGGAGACGCTCAAAGGTCTACAGTATTTGCACTCGATGAGTAAAATGCATCGCGACATAAAGGGAGCCAACATTTTGCTCACTGATGTCGGCGATGTTAAGCTAGCCGATTTCGGGGTGTCAGCTCAGATTACAGCTACGATAAATAAACGTCGTAGCTTTATTGGAACTCCGTATTGGATGGCACCCGAAGTGGCAGCTGTTGAACGAAAGGGTGGATATAATCAATTATGTGATATTTGGGCATGTGGCATAACGGCTATTG AATTGGCAGAACTTCAACCACCCATGTTTGATTTGCATCCGATGCGAGCTTTATTCCTGATGTCGAAAAGTGGCTTCAAACCACCCACGTTAAAGGATAAAGACAAATGGTCGCCGACGTTCCACTCATTCATAAAAGTTGCTTTGAcgaaaaatccgaaaaagCGACCGACTGCGGAACGATTATTGGCGCATCCGTTTGTTACGACTGAAATGTCTATGCGAGTAGCCAAAGAATTGCTGCAGAAATATCGTAATCCTAATATGTGTTTCCAATACTCGGATTGTGACGAGGACGGAGCAGTAGCGAATGTACCGCAACGGATTCCTAGCAAAGCCACGTCCCGATCGAAtggacaaaatcaaaatcatacGCTTAATTCTG GTTCATCGTCACAATGGAACGACAGGTCATCTAGTCCGGAAACGTTAGCTAGCGACAT GAGTCTCTTACAGTATATTGATGAGGAACTCAAActaag AGCAACACTTCCTCTCACCGACACCAAAGAATTACTATCACCTGACTGCTTATGTTCCCATTCCTCAAATCACAATGGCAGCAATGCCATGAACGATCTTACCAATATATCAAATGCATGCTGTAGTGATGGATGCGATGAACATTGTGTTTTTAGCGACGAACCAAATCAGAATGGCATTGAAGATCCATCGCCACGTCGACATAGTTCAATGGATCAGTTAATGGGTCTGCTTCACGAAATGGGCAAATCAAGACAGCGAAGTCTAAGCGATGGACAAGATGAAG ATAAAGAAACCCAACCTGATTTGTTGAACAACACACCCCCTGTGCCTCCGAAACGATCACATCGAAGACGACACACACCACCAAGACCCGTGTCTAATGGTTTGCCGCCAACACCGAAAGTGCATATGGGAGcttgtttttcgaaaatattcaacGGTTGCCCTTTACGAATCCATTGTACCGCTTCATGGATACATCCGGAGACTCGAGATCAATATCTACTGATTGGTGCGGAAGAAggcatttttcatttgaacatGAACGAATTGCATGACGCTGCCATCGATCAAATGTATCCACGTAGAACTACTTGGCTGTATGTGATCAAAGATGTGCTAATGAGTCTGTCCGGGAAAAGTTCACAGCTGTATCGTCACGATTTGCTGGCATTACATTCGAAGCAAAACCATCGATTCTCGTTACACATGAACAAAATTCCGGAGAAGTTGGTACCGCGAAAATTTGCACTGACAACGAAAGTCCCGGATACAAAAGGTTGCACACAATGCTGTGTGACGAGAAATCCATACAACGGTTACAAGTATTTATGCGGTTCACTGTCATCGGGAATATTTTTGATGCAGTGGTACGATCCGCTAAATAAGTTCATGTTGTTAAAGCAGTGTGATTGGCCGTCATTGACTTCGTTGTCCGGCGTCAATCCAGCTGTAAATGGAGGCATTACAAGCGTATTCGAAATGATAATCACTCCGGAACTAGAATATCCTATTGTTTGTACCGGCGTTAAAAAGGCGGTCAACGGTGCGGTCAAGCTAGACTTGATCAATATGAACA GCGCCAGTTGGTTCCATTCGGACGAACTTGAAATGGATGGTACAGCAACGATGATACCGCGTCGGGATCCAATTAAAGCCGTCAAAGTATTTCAG CTGGAAAAGGATGCGATACTGGTATGCCATGGAAGCAATATTCAAATTGTTACAATGCAAGGGAATCTTAGACAGAGCAAGAAATTAGTGTCACAATTGCACTTtgacttttgtatagatagtATAG TATGTTTACCAGACAGTGTATTAGCATTCCACAAAAATGGCATGCAAGGTAGATCGTTACGAAATGGTGAAATTACGCAAGAAATTACCGATTCCAGTAGAACGTATCGACTTCTGGGCAGTGATAA AGTGGTCGCCTTAGAGAGTCAACTACTTCGTACTGGATCATTAGGTCACGAAGAAGGACACGATTTATACATTTTGGCCGGCCACGAGGCCagttattaa